The Pseudophryne corroboree isolate aPseCor3 chromosome 2, aPseCor3.hap2, whole genome shotgun sequence genome has a segment encoding these proteins:
- the LOC135029296 gene encoding uncharacterized protein LOC135029296 produces the protein MADTAHVSIEFVIVSAVLLLDSACERIFELLTFCSLFSSYVMRRRRLQYLRDTTIRRRQYLRRRRSFISASVTTILNLNHSTQRKLWSRERQHGQVFMQSVLNFQDVQWKCHFRMSRHTFHYLLDLMSPALSRQTTNFRSPIEPSRRLAIALWWYATPGEYRTIACLFGVGISTVCTIVHEVTKALVDNLYHRFISLPQGQRLDETIVGFVESGYPQCAGAIDGTHIPIIAPHDNHADYYNRKGWHSIVLQAVVDHKYCFTDVFIGWPGRSHDARVLANSDLYRVAEDKQGGYLFPREKSKFVDGVEIPVHIIGDAAYPLRRWLMKGFTQHVQLSPNQITYTHTLSSARMVVENAFGRLKGRWRCLMKRNDVDINIMPNIVAACCILHNLCEFQREEFLPEWTVQATAAYPALDCEAYLGDHSGSAEQMRSAIMANLPSLLR, from the exons tctcagctgtactactcttggattcagcctgtgagaggatatttgagcttctcacattctgtagcttgttcagcagctatgttatgaggaggaggaggctgcagtatttgagagacaccACCATTCGTCGTCggcaatacctgcgcaggaggagatcgtttatatctgcttctgtgaccaccatactcaaccttaaccACAGTACTCAACGAAAATTGTGGtctagagaacggcagcatgggcaagtttttatgcaaagtgtactgaactttcaggatgttcagtggaagtgtcacttcaggatgtcacgtcacacattccactatcttttggatttaatgtccccagcactctctagacagaccacaaacttcaggtcaccaatagagccaagcaggaggctagctatagcattgtggtggtatgccactcccggtgaatatcgcacaattgcttgcctgTTTGGTGTGGGGATATCTACCGTGTGCACCATTGTACATGAAGTGACCAAagcattggtggacaacctataccacCGATTTATATCTCTTCCGCAAGGCCAGCGTTTGGATGAAACAATTGTGGgatttgtggagtctggatatccgcagtgtgcaggtgcaattgatggtacccacatccctataatcgcacctcatgataatcatgccgactactacaacagaaagggatggcattccattgttttgcaagctgtggtggatcataagtattg tttCACTGACGTATTCATCGGCTGGCCGGGGCGGTCACATGACGCTCGAGTTCTTGCAAACTCTGATCTGTACCGGgtagcagaggacaagcaagggggctacctttttccaagagag AAATCCAAatttgtggacggagtggagataccggtacacataattggtgatgcagcctacccgttacgacgatggctcatgaaggggttcacccaacatgtccagctgagccccaatcaaattacatatacacacaccctgagctcggcaagaatggtggttgaaaatgcctttggacgattaaaaggacgttggcgctgtcttatgaagcgcaatgatgtagacattaatatcatgcctaacattgttgcagcatgttgtattctgcataacttatgtgagtttcagagggaggaattcctaccagagtggacagtgcaggcCACTGCTGCGTACCCTGCCCTTGATTGTGAGGCCTATTTGGGCGACCATTCtggtagtgcagaacagatgaggtctgctataatggccaaccttccctcattactcCGTTAA